In Oscillospiraceae bacterium, the following are encoded in one genomic region:
- a CDS encoding TetR/AcrR family transcriptional regulator, whose translation MDRRQRKTREAIFSAFTEQLSKKEFSKITVGEIIEGADVGRATFYSHFETKDFLLKEFCEELFCHIFDTENNREHEHKHIFECDGADSVFLHLFQHLQKNDNNILALLSSQNNELFLKYFRSNLESLVESHIDLFDSQKRKNVPEAFWKNHIISAFVGTLKWWIDNGIKESPEVITDYFFAVV comes from the coding sequence GTGGACAGACGTCAGCGAAAAACAAGAGAGGCAATTTTCAGCGCCTTCACAGAGCAACTTTCTAAAAAGGAATTCAGTAAAATAACTGTGGGAGAAATTATTGAGGGCGCGGATGTGGGAAGAGCCACATTCTATTCTCATTTTGAAACTAAAGATTTCTTGCTTAAAGAATTTTGTGAGGAATTGTTTTGCCACATATTTGACACCGAAAATAATCGGGAACATGAACATAAGCATATTTTTGAATGCGACGGCGCCGATTCTGTTTTTTTGCACTTGTTTCAGCATTTGCAGAAAAATGATAATAACATCTTGGCTTTGTTATCATCACAAAACAACGAGTTGTTTTTAAAATACTTTCGCAGCAACCTTGAAAGTCTCGTGGAAAGTCATATTGATTTGTTTGATTCACAAAAAAGAAAAAATGTTCCGGAAGCATTTTGGAAAAATCATATCATATCTGCATTTGTGGGAACGCTCAAATGGTGGATTGACAATGGCATAAAAGAAAGTCCGGAAGTTATAACGGATTATTTTTTCGCGGTTGTATAA